Proteins encoded in a region of the Watersipora subatra chromosome 5, tzWatSuba1.1, whole genome shotgun sequence genome:
- the LOC137396243 gene encoding heterogeneous nuclear ribonucleoprotein U-like protein 2 isoform X1, giving the protein MSDVDISKLKVTELREELKKHGLDTKGKKEQLVKRLENFISGSAEGDASLGEGDPALSQEEDAAVETSQETAEEMAAPAEPAAEPEPAAEKKESADESLTEEKQSKMEAEQSQQPSAEEQMDQTEEIKAESTNEKQVDPAEDNSLPSEGNKEEPADEKPETTTEETAGEKRKRSHSPDVKDETGLPSYKKERREEPPMMESLDWVESEDLTLDRYNCDLNVEVINDGFTMKPNSYAGFGYMWGGLRGNYGVTKGKVAFQMKTVKNMRIQIGEESLGANHVSRVGWSVDCGNYQLGEYPKSWGYGGTAKLSTDSKFTDFNVKFYNGDVVTCYLDMTGEENVVMHFAKNDMEMKKAVEIPKADLNGEALFPAFASKNQILEVNFGQMEKPWFPLLGEEGEYTFLGKVPVEDRVRALKPPMSKADCEVLLLVGLPGAGKSYWAAQRQHEEPAKRHYVLGTNNIIDKMKVEGLPRKANYSGRWDVLFDQANECLRKMLETATKRNKNYILDQTNVYDTAQRRKMRPFVGFKRKAVVVLPTDKVFRERIEKRTKEEGKEVPETAVLEMKANFSMPTAPVEIALNPEANEVAIKEEEERLKKEEEEKLAKEEEQRVKDEEQRVKDEEKRAKEEEQKANEESETTVKEDAEESKEKSEQAEPMDDSQQKETADPAEETPAADAVKTEKAEVKQEVSDEPAADATTETAQTDVEDKIKNEETKVENGDDKAESGADGNSKTVPEAPKEEELVFDEVWFTELSGDVARELLARYVKEGQVKFPPGSRRFRREDRRIGKDDRFGGFRNDYRRDGYDSRRDYQGGYNRGYYGGGNRYGGGYNQGRGGYDNRYRSYQGSGGYSGPYPKGGPGGYRSGGYGKSYGQSGYGSQGGGWGGQGGGWGGYGGNQGYGSQGGWGSGYGQGGYNQGGYQGGSGYGSGGSWGSGGHGGGSSWSHGYGGYGGR; this is encoded by the exons ATGAGTGATGTCGATATATCAAAACTCAAAGTGACAGAGCTGCGAGAAGAGCTTAAGAAACATGGATTAGATACTAAAGGCAAAAAAGAGCAACTCGTTAAAAGACTAGAAAATTTCATATCTGGTTCAGCAG AAGGAGATGCTAGTCTAGGAGAAGGAGACCCTGCACTTTCGCAGGAAGAAGATGCTGCTGTCGAAACAAGTCAAGAAACTGCGGAGGAAATG GCAGCTCCTGCGGAACCAGCAGCAGAGCCTGAGCCAGCTGCTGAAAAAAAGGAATCTGCTGATGAATCATTGACCGAAGAAAAGCAGTCTAAGATGG AGGCGGAGCAGTCACAACAACCATCCGCTGAGGAGCAGATGGATCAAACAGAAGAAATCAAAGCGGAATCAACAAATGAGAAGCAAGTGGACCCTGCTGAGGATAACTCACTACCATCTGAAGGAAACAAAGAGGAACCAGCTGATGAGAAGCCAG AAACAACTACTGAGGAGACAGCGGGGGAGAAGCGCAAGAGGTCACATTCGCCTGATGTCAAGGATGAGACTGGGTTGCCAAGTTACAAAAAAGAGAGGCGCGAAGAGCCTCCTATGATGGAGTCTTTAGACTGGGTGGAAAGTGAAGATCTAACCTTGGACAGATACAACTGTGATTTAAATGTTGAA GTAATCAATGATGGCTTCACAATGAAACCGAACAGCTACGCTGGCTTTGGCTACATGTGGGGAGGTCTGAGAGGAAATTATGGTGTAACCAAAGGGAAGGTTGCCTTTCAAATGAAG ACAGTCAAGAACATGCGGATACAAATTGGAGAGGAGTCTCTAGGAGCCAACCATGTATCACGGGTTGGCTGGTCAGTGGACTGTGGTAATTACCAACTGGGAGAATATCCCAAGTCATGGGGATATGGAGGCACCGCTAAGTTGTCTACTGACAGCAAATTTACTGATTTTAATGTCAAGTTCTACAATGGTGATGTCGTCACTTGTTATTTG GACATGACTGGGGAGGAGAATGTCGTGATGCACTTTGCTAAGAATGACATGGAAATGAAAAAAGCTGTCGAGATCCCTAAAGCAGACCTAAATGGTGAAGCCCTTTTTCCAGCATTTGCCTCCAAGAACCAAATCCTTGAAGTAAACTTTGGTCAAATG GAGAAACCATGGTTCCCATTGCTGGGAGAGGAAGGAGAATACACATTCTTAGGAAAGGTGCCTGTGGAGGACCGGGTGCGGGCTCTCAAGCCCCCTATGAGCAAGGCGGACTGTGAGGTTTTGCTTTTGGTAGGACTACCAGGTGCTGGCAAGTCGTATTGGGCCGCTCAACGACAACATGAGGAGCCAGCCAAGAGACATTATGTCCTCGGTACTAACAACATTATTGACAAGATGAAG GTGGAAGGATTGCCGAGAAAGGCCAATTACTCAGGTCGCTGGGATGTGCTCTTTGATCAGGCcaatgaatgtcttaggaagATGTTAGAAACAGCGACAAAGAGAAATAAGAATTATATCCTTGATCAG ACCAATGTATACGACACTGCTCAAAGGAGAAAGATGCGTCCCTTTGTTGGATTTAAACGAAAGGCTGTTGTTGTCTTACCAACTGACAAAGTGTTCCGTGAGCGAATTGAAAAACGTACAAAGGAGGAAGGCAAAGAAGTGCCTGAAACAGCAGTGCTTGAAATGAAAG CTAACTTTTCCATGCCAACTGCTCCCGTTGAGATTGCACTGAACCCAGAGGCGAATGAAGTGGCCATCAAGGAGGAGGAGGAGCGCTTAAAAAAGGAGGAGGAAGAAAAGTTAGCcaaagaggaagaacaaagggTTAAAGATGAGGAACAAAGAGTTAAAGATGAGGAGAAGCGGGCTAAGGAGGAGGAGCAAAAGGCAAATGAGGAGTCCGAAACAACTGTGAAAGAAGATGCAGAAGAGAGCAAGGAGAAGTCTGAACAGGCTGAACCAATGGATGATAGTCAGCAAAAAGAAACTGCTGATCCAGCTGAGGAGACACCTGCTGCTGATGCCGTTAAAACTGAAAAG GCTGAAGTTAAACAAGAAGTCAGCGATGAACCTGCTGCTGACGCAACGACGGAGACCGCTCAGACAG ATGTGGAAGATAAAATAAAGAATGAAgagacaaaagtggaaaatggcGATGATAAGGCAGAATCTGGCGCTGATGGAAATTCTAAGACAGTACCAGAGGCGCCAAAGGAAGAGGAGTTG GTGTTTGATGAAGTTTGGTTTACCGAGCTTAGCGGCGATGTAGCACGTGAGCTTCTTGCTCGATATGTCAAGGAAGGACAAGTGAAATTTCCACCCGGTAGTCGACGATTCAGACGAGAGGACAGACGCATCGGCAAAGATG ATCGCTTTGGCGGGTTTAGAAATGACTACAGACGAGATGGTTATGATAGCAGGAGAGACTATCAAGGTGGCTATAACAGAG GTTACTATGGAGGAGGTAATCGCTATGGTGGAGGCTATAACCAGGGCAGAGGAGGGTATGATAACAGATACAGGAGCTATCAAGGTTCTGGCGGCTATAGTGGGCCTTATCCAAAG GGTGGACCAGGCGGCTACCGAAGTGGAGGCTATGGGAAGAGTTATGGCCAAAGTGGATACGGTAGCCAGGGTGGTGGCTGGGGAGGCCAAGGAG GTGGCTGGGGAGGCTATGGAGGGAATCAAGGCTATGGAAGTCAAGGGGGATGGGGCAGTGGCTATGGACAAGGTGGTTACAATCAAGGAGGATACCAGGG AGGTAGCGGCTATGGTAGTGGTGGTAGCTGGGGGAGTGGTGGACACGGTGGTGGATCTTCGTGGAGCCACGGTTATGGAGGATATGGCGGCAGATAA
- the LOC137396243 gene encoding heterogeneous nuclear ribonucleoprotein U-like protein 2 isoform X2 translates to MSDVDISKLKVTELREELKKHGLDTKGKKEQLVKRLENFISGSAEGDASLGEGDPALSQEEDAAVETSQETAEEMAAPAEPAAEPEPAAEKKESADESLTEEKQSKMEAEQSQQPSAEEQMDQTEEIKAESTNEKQVDPAEDNSLPSEGNKEEPADEKPETTTEETAGEKRKRSHSPDVKDETGLPSYKKERREEPPMMESLDWVESEDLTLDRYNCDLNVEVINDGFTMKPNSYAGFGYMWGGLRGNYGVTKGKVAFQMKTVKNMRIQIGEESLGANHVSRVGWSVDCGNYQLGEYPKSWGYGGTAKLSTDSKFTDFNVKFYNGDVVTCYLDMTGEENVVMHFAKNDMEMKKAVEIPKADLNGEALFPAFASKNQILEVNFGQMEKPWFPLLGEEGEYTFLGKVPVEDRVRALKPPMSKADCEVLLLVGLPGAGKSYWAAQRQHEEPAKRHYVLGTNNIIDKMKVEGLPRKANYSGRWDVLFDQANECLRKMLETATKRNKNYILDQTNVYDTAQRRKMRPFVGFKRKAVVVLPTDKVFRERIEKRTKEEGKEVPETAVLEMKANFSMPTAPVEIALNPEANEVAIKEEEERLKKEEEEKLAKEEEQRVKDEEQRVKDEEKRAKEEEQKANEESETTVKEDAEESKEKSEQAEPMDDSQQKETADPAEETPAADAVKTEKAEVKQEVSDEPAADATTETAQTDVEDKIKNEETKVENGDDKAESGADGNSKTVPEAPKEEELVFDEVWFTELSGDVARELLARYVKEGQVKFPPGSRRFRREDRRIGKDDRFGGFRNDYRRDGYDSRRDYQGYYGGGNRYGGGYNQGRGGYDNRYRSYQGSGGYSGPYPKGGPGGYRSGGYGKSYGQSGYGSQGGGWGGQGGGWGGYGGNQGYGSQGGWGSGYGQGGYNQGGYQGGSGYGSGGSWGSGGHGGGSSWSHGYGGYGGR, encoded by the exons ATGAGTGATGTCGATATATCAAAACTCAAAGTGACAGAGCTGCGAGAAGAGCTTAAGAAACATGGATTAGATACTAAAGGCAAAAAAGAGCAACTCGTTAAAAGACTAGAAAATTTCATATCTGGTTCAGCAG AAGGAGATGCTAGTCTAGGAGAAGGAGACCCTGCACTTTCGCAGGAAGAAGATGCTGCTGTCGAAACAAGTCAAGAAACTGCGGAGGAAATG GCAGCTCCTGCGGAACCAGCAGCAGAGCCTGAGCCAGCTGCTGAAAAAAAGGAATCTGCTGATGAATCATTGACCGAAGAAAAGCAGTCTAAGATGG AGGCGGAGCAGTCACAACAACCATCCGCTGAGGAGCAGATGGATCAAACAGAAGAAATCAAAGCGGAATCAACAAATGAGAAGCAAGTGGACCCTGCTGAGGATAACTCACTACCATCTGAAGGAAACAAAGAGGAACCAGCTGATGAGAAGCCAG AAACAACTACTGAGGAGACAGCGGGGGAGAAGCGCAAGAGGTCACATTCGCCTGATGTCAAGGATGAGACTGGGTTGCCAAGTTACAAAAAAGAGAGGCGCGAAGAGCCTCCTATGATGGAGTCTTTAGACTGGGTGGAAAGTGAAGATCTAACCTTGGACAGATACAACTGTGATTTAAATGTTGAA GTAATCAATGATGGCTTCACAATGAAACCGAACAGCTACGCTGGCTTTGGCTACATGTGGGGAGGTCTGAGAGGAAATTATGGTGTAACCAAAGGGAAGGTTGCCTTTCAAATGAAG ACAGTCAAGAACATGCGGATACAAATTGGAGAGGAGTCTCTAGGAGCCAACCATGTATCACGGGTTGGCTGGTCAGTGGACTGTGGTAATTACCAACTGGGAGAATATCCCAAGTCATGGGGATATGGAGGCACCGCTAAGTTGTCTACTGACAGCAAATTTACTGATTTTAATGTCAAGTTCTACAATGGTGATGTCGTCACTTGTTATTTG GACATGACTGGGGAGGAGAATGTCGTGATGCACTTTGCTAAGAATGACATGGAAATGAAAAAAGCTGTCGAGATCCCTAAAGCAGACCTAAATGGTGAAGCCCTTTTTCCAGCATTTGCCTCCAAGAACCAAATCCTTGAAGTAAACTTTGGTCAAATG GAGAAACCATGGTTCCCATTGCTGGGAGAGGAAGGAGAATACACATTCTTAGGAAAGGTGCCTGTGGAGGACCGGGTGCGGGCTCTCAAGCCCCCTATGAGCAAGGCGGACTGTGAGGTTTTGCTTTTGGTAGGACTACCAGGTGCTGGCAAGTCGTATTGGGCCGCTCAACGACAACATGAGGAGCCAGCCAAGAGACATTATGTCCTCGGTACTAACAACATTATTGACAAGATGAAG GTGGAAGGATTGCCGAGAAAGGCCAATTACTCAGGTCGCTGGGATGTGCTCTTTGATCAGGCcaatgaatgtcttaggaagATGTTAGAAACAGCGACAAAGAGAAATAAGAATTATATCCTTGATCAG ACCAATGTATACGACACTGCTCAAAGGAGAAAGATGCGTCCCTTTGTTGGATTTAAACGAAAGGCTGTTGTTGTCTTACCAACTGACAAAGTGTTCCGTGAGCGAATTGAAAAACGTACAAAGGAGGAAGGCAAAGAAGTGCCTGAAACAGCAGTGCTTGAAATGAAAG CTAACTTTTCCATGCCAACTGCTCCCGTTGAGATTGCACTGAACCCAGAGGCGAATGAAGTGGCCATCAAGGAGGAGGAGGAGCGCTTAAAAAAGGAGGAGGAAGAAAAGTTAGCcaaagaggaagaacaaagggTTAAAGATGAGGAACAAAGAGTTAAAGATGAGGAGAAGCGGGCTAAGGAGGAGGAGCAAAAGGCAAATGAGGAGTCCGAAACAACTGTGAAAGAAGATGCAGAAGAGAGCAAGGAGAAGTCTGAACAGGCTGAACCAATGGATGATAGTCAGCAAAAAGAAACTGCTGATCCAGCTGAGGAGACACCTGCTGCTGATGCCGTTAAAACTGAAAAG GCTGAAGTTAAACAAGAAGTCAGCGATGAACCTGCTGCTGACGCAACGACGGAGACCGCTCAGACAG ATGTGGAAGATAAAATAAAGAATGAAgagacaaaagtggaaaatggcGATGATAAGGCAGAATCTGGCGCTGATGGAAATTCTAAGACAGTACCAGAGGCGCCAAAGGAAGAGGAGTTG GTGTTTGATGAAGTTTGGTTTACCGAGCTTAGCGGCGATGTAGCACGTGAGCTTCTTGCTCGATATGTCAAGGAAGGACAAGTGAAATTTCCACCCGGTAGTCGACGATTCAGACGAGAGGACAGACGCATCGGCAAAGATG ATCGCTTTGGCGGGTTTAGAAATGACTACAGACGAGATGGTTATGATAGCAGGAGAGACTATCAAG GTTACTATGGAGGAGGTAATCGCTATGGTGGAGGCTATAACCAGGGCAGAGGAGGGTATGATAACAGATACAGGAGCTATCAAGGTTCTGGCGGCTATAGTGGGCCTTATCCAAAG GGTGGACCAGGCGGCTACCGAAGTGGAGGCTATGGGAAGAGTTATGGCCAAAGTGGATACGGTAGCCAGGGTGGTGGCTGGGGAGGCCAAGGAG GTGGCTGGGGAGGCTATGGAGGGAATCAAGGCTATGGAAGTCAAGGGGGATGGGGCAGTGGCTATGGACAAGGTGGTTACAATCAAGGAGGATACCAGGG AGGTAGCGGCTATGGTAGTGGTGGTAGCTGGGGGAGTGGTGGACACGGTGGTGGATCTTCGTGGAGCCACGGTTATGGAGGATATGGCGGCAGATAA